TGGTACTCGACACTGGTGATCGTCTGTATCAACAACTTGGCTCCTGACATAAGGAGTTGAGAGAGAATGGAGGAGGCGTGGCGGCCTATCTGACGGCGCGGGTGGGCGTCGGCCCGAAGACCAGGCTGGTGTTGTGGCCGCCGAACGCGAAGGCGTTGCTCAGCGCGGCCCGGAGCTCGGCCGGGCGGGCGGCGCCGCGGACGTGGTCCAGGGCGCACACCGGGTCGGGCTGGTCCAGGTTGACGGTGGGTGGGAGCAGGCTGCGGGCCACGGCCAGGGCGGTGATCGCGGCTTCCACCGCTCCGGCCGCGCCCAGCAGGTGGCCGGTGGCGCCCTTGGTGGAGCTGACGGCGGGCCGGTGCTCGCCGAACACCGCGTTGAGCGCCGCCGATTCGGCGACGTCGCCGAGTTTGGTGGCGGTGCCGTGCGCGTTGACGTAGCCGATGTCGGATGCGGCCAGGCCGGCGCTGGCGAGGGCCGTGCGCATGGCGTCGGCCGCGCCCTCGCCGTCCGGGCGGGGCATGGTCGGGTGGTGGGCGTCGGTGGTCGAGCCCCAGCCGATCAGCTCGGCGTAGCCGCCCGCGCCCCGGGCGTCCGCGTGCTCGGCGCTCTCCAGGATCAGGACGGCGCTGCCCTCGCCCAGGACGAACCCGTTGCGGCGGAGGTCGAACGGTCGGCTCGCCTGCGTCGGGTCGTCCCAACCCTGGGCCAGTGCACGGGCGTTGGTGAAGGCGGCGGCGATCGTCGGATGCAGCGGGGACTCGGTCCCGCCGCACACCACCACGTCGGCGTCGCCCGCCCGGATCAGCCGCAGCCCCTCGGCCACCGCCTGGGCGCCGGCCGCGCAGGCCGTCACGATCGCGGTGCTGTGGCCCCGGATCCCGTGCTTGATCGCCACCCGGGCCGTCGCCATGTTGGAGAGCATCCCCGGCAGCAGGTACGGGCTGACGGCGGGACGGCCGCGTTCCAGCCGGCCGTGCGACTGCTGCTCGTAGGTCTCCAGGCCGCCGCCGCCGGTGGCCAGCACCACGGCGGTGCGGCGGGCGTCCACGTCGCGGCCGACCACCAGTCCCGCGTCGGCCAGGGCATCGTCGGCGGCGGCCAGGGCCAGCAGCACGAAGCGGTCGACGCAGCGGGTCTCGGTCGGCGGCAGCACCTCCCGCCCGTCGATGTGCGGGGCGATCCCGGCGGCGGGCAGCCAGCCGTGCGCGGCGTGGCCCTCCGGCACGGCGACGATGCCGCTGCGCCCGGCGGTCAGCGCCTCGAAGACCTCGCCCGGCTTGCGGCCCAGCGGGGTGACCAGGCCCATCCCGGTGACGACGGCGCCCGGCCGGCTCGGGGTCCGGCTGACGGTCCGGCTCATCGGACGCCCGCCGGGGCGAGGTGGCGCTCGCGCAGCAGGACCTTGCGGACCTTGCCGGTCGGGCCGAGCGGGAGGTGGTCGTCGCCGACCACCAGGACCGAGCGAACGGTGGCGGCGGTGTGCTCGTCGAGCGCGGCGAGGACCTCCGCGGTGCGGTCGGCGGCCGGGTCGGCGCCGTCCGCGAGGGTCAGCAGCACGTCGGTGACCACGCGGTGGCCGTCCTTCACCGCGACGACCGTGCAGTCCAGGACCCCGGGGACGCGGGCCAGTACCCGCTCCTCGGACATCGCGGTGTACAGCCGCCTGCCGTCGCCCAGGTCGACCGAGTCCACCAGCCGGTCGACGTGGTAGTAGAAGCCCTCCTCGTCCCGGTACATCAGGTCGCCGGTGAGGAAGCGGCCGCGCAGCCGGGTGCGGTAGGTGCCGACCGAGTCGTTCCAGTAGCCGGGCGCCAGGGTCGGGGAGGCGGTGGCGAGTTCGCCGACCTCGCCGGGGCCGAGCGGCTCGCCGTCCGGGCCGACCACCTCGCAGTCCACGAAGGTGTGCGGACGGCCGACGCAGCGGCCGTACTTCTCGGTGCCGGGGGCGTGGGTGATGAAGAAGTGCGAGTGGCCCATCTCGGTCGAGCCCAGGCCGTCGACGAACACCGAGCCCGGCTCGCGGCCGCGGCCCTGGCGGGTGACGGTGTCGCGCGAGCCGGTGGCGATCAGCCGGCGGATGTGCGCCTCGTGGGCGCAGTCCCCGGTGTTCCACCACAGCGCGATCGTGTCGAGCCTCCGGGTGCTCAGGTCGTGGCGGGCGAGGTCGGCCCAGGTGACGGCGAAGCCGATCACGCCGCGCGGACCCCAGCTCTCGATGGCGTCCAGCACGCCGTCGCCGGACTGCTTCGAGAGCAGGGCGAGTTCGCCGTGCGTACTGAGGGCGAAGTTCACCGCGATCAGGGTGGCCGCGTGCGGGGCGGGCAGGGCGCTGAGCATCCGGTCCGAGCCCTGCGGGCGCGGCAGCGTGGCACGGTGGCGGAGCGCCGCGTACAGGCTGGCGTGCGAGTGCACCACGGCCTTGGGGATCCCGGTGGTGCCGGAGGAGTGGGTGATCGCCACCGGGTCGTCCGCCGAGTGCCGGTACGGCTCGGGCGCCGCGTCCGGGTCGCCGGAGCCGAGCTCGGAGGCGTCGGCGAGCACCGGGGCCGCCGGGTCGTGCCCGGCCAGCTGGTCCCGGTGCTCGGGGTCGGTGAGAATGCCGACGGCGCCGAGGCGGGCGATGTAGCGGGCCGCTCGCTCGCCCTCCACCCCGGGGTTGAGCAGCGCCGGGATCGCACCGAGCCGGACCAGCGCCAGGAAGGACAGGACGTGGTCGGCGGCGGCGGTCGCGTACACCACCACCGGGTCCCGACGGCCGACTCCGAGGGCGTGGAGCGCGGCCGCCCGGGCCCGGACGGCGCGGTCGACCTCGCGCAGGGTGAACGGCTCCCAGGAGGCGTGGTCGTCCACCGCGGTGTCGAAGGTCAGCAGCGGCTCGTCGAGACCGATGCCCAGGGCGATCCTGCTGGTCAGCACGTTTCCTGCGCCGACGTCCGGGTCGCCCGCCAGGAGGCTGCGGATACTGCGGATGCTCACGGTGATGGATCCCTCCCATGGCGCTGGCCATGCGGGTGCGGTGTGCGTGGATGTGCGGTCACGGGGCGCGCCGGTGGGGCGCGGGGGTCAGCCGGCGGCGACCAGGACGGCGGTGGCATGGTCGGTGCCCCCGGCCGGTTCGGCCTGCTCCGCGGCGATGACCAGGACCTGTTCGGCATCGCCGTCGGCGACCAGCAGGGTGGCCAACTCCAGTGCGTCGGCCGGGATCCGGCCGGGCGGGGAGGCCTTCCGGGGGCTGATGGCGACGAGCGGGCCGGTCAGCCCCCAGCGGGCGGCGATGTGCCCGAGGACCGCGTTGGGGTTGGACTGGAAGAACAGCAGCGGCGGCATCCGGCGCCCGGAGGCGGCGGCGGTGTCGATGGCCAGTGCGGTGGCGCGGTCGCCTCCGGCGCTGGCCAGGACCAGCCCGGTGCGGTCGCCCTTCCGCTCGGGTCGGGCGTGGTGCCGGGTGAGGCAGAGCTCGGCGACGGCCGCCACCAGGGGGTTGAAGGTGGAGGCCGAGAAGCCGGGCAACGGAGGCAGCTCGCCGGTCCCCTGCGGGGGCGGCCAGGTCGCGGTGGCGAGCGTGTGCAGTCCGCTCATGCGGCGGCGACCAGGAGCGCGGTGTTGGCGCCGCCGAACGCCGAGTTGAGGCTGAGGGCGTAGCGGGGGTGGTTCCCGCCCGCTCCCGCCAGGACGAGGTTCAGGCCGATCTCCGGGTCGGGGCCCAGCCAGCCGGCGTTGACCGGCAGCTCTTCGCTGTCCAACGCGGCTATGGTGACCACGAGTTCGAGCAGCGCGGAGGCTTCCAGGGCGTGGCCGTGGACGGACTTGCTCGAACTGACCGGGAGTCCCTCCAGGGCGTCGCCGAAGACCTCGCGCAGCGCCCGTGCCTCCGCCAGGTCCGACATCGGCGAACCGGTGCCGTTGGCGTTGACGTAGCCCACCTCGGCCGGGGCGACACCCGCCCGGGCCAGCGCGGCCCGGGTGGCACGGGCCACGCCCTCGCCGTCGGGGTGCGGACGGCACACGTGATGGGCGTCGCCGGACCGGCCCCAGCCGGCGAGCCGGGCCAGCGGGCGCCTGCCACGCCGCGCGGCGGCAGCGTCCGCCTCGATGACCACGGCCGCTGCGGCGTCGCCGAGCAGGGTGCCGGTCCGCCCGCTGCTGAACGGCCGCAACTCCCCGTCGCGGGCCAGGGCCCGGCCCGCGTCGAAGGCGGCGAAGACGCCCGGCTCCACCAGGTGGCCGGCCGCGACCACCACCCGGGGGTGCCGGCCGGAAGCGACCAGGGCGGCGGCGTCGGCCACCGCGGTGGCGGCCGCCACGCAGGCGCCGGTGTAGACCCGGGTGACCCCGGGCAGCCCGAGGGCGGCGGAGCCCCGGCGCACGGCCTCGGCCACCTCGCCGGTGCGCAGATCGCTGTGGAGGGCGAGCAGCAGCGGCGTGTCACCGGGTCCGACGGGCAGCCCGGACTGGTGGCACGCGTCGGCGAGGGCGCCGAGCACTGCTCGGGCGAGCGGCGGCGGATCGGGCAGCAGGGCTGCCCGCCGGGTGCCGCGCCGACTGACGTCGAAGCGGGTCACCTCGGTGAAGCCGGTCCTGGCCCGGGCGGTCGCGGCCGCCAGCGGGGCGAGCCCGCGGCCGAAGGCGCTGAGCACTCCGAGACCGGTGAACACCGGCCGGACGGCCGACGGTGCACTGGTGCTCATGACCGGGTGACCCCGCCGGATCCGGTGGCCCCGGCCCCGGCACCGGCACCGGCGTTGGGGGAGGGGGTGGCGGCGAGTACGGCGTCGCGCAGCACCGCGACGGCGTCGTCCACGGTGCGGACGGCCTCGAACTGCTCGTCGGAGAGTTCCAGCCGGAGTGCGTAACGCTGCTCGAACTCGGCTGTCAGCCAGGTTAGTTCGAGTGATCCGAGGGTCTCGGGAACGCTGCTCGCGGCACGCTGTCCGAATGCCGAGAGGATCTCCACGACCTCGGCCCGGTCCGGCAGCACGGGCGTGCTCACGCGGGGCTGCCGGCGGCGGTCGGGGCGGCGGCGACCCGTCGGGCCACATCGGCGGTGAACTGGTCGAGGGTCATCAGCGCGGTGGCCTCCATCTCGTCGAGGTCGAACTTGATCCCGAACGTGTCCTCGACCTGGACGGACAGGTCGGCGAGGGCCAGTGACTCGAGGTCGAGTCCGGCCGGCCCGAGGTCGGTGTCGCCGGTGACCTCGGAGACGTCGTAGTTCATCTCGGTGAGTGCCGCGAGGACGAACGTGCGGATGTGCTCGTGCATGGTGGTGCTCCTCGTGCTGTGTCGGGCTTCGGTGCGGTGGTGCCTGCGCCGGATCAGGGTGCGGGCGTGGCAGCCGCGTCCGCGGCGGCGCGCAGCGCCGTGGTGTCGCGGACGAGCTTGCCGGTGGCGGTGCGGGGCAGGGCCGGCAGGAGCGAGAGCCGCCTGGGCCTTTTGAAGGCGGCCAGTTCGCGGGTCAGGGTGTTGCGGACGGCGGCCGGGTCGGCGGCGTGCTCGGTGGCCAGATAGGCCTCGATGGCGCCGTCCGCGAAGACCACCACGGCCTCGCGGACCTCCGGCAGCGCCGCGAGGGTGTGCTCGACCTCGGTGAGGTCGACCTTGAGGCCGCCGATGGAGACCTGGGAGTCGCGCCGGCCGAGTACGGTGACCCGGCGGGCCGCCGGATCGACCCGGCCGGCGTCCCTGGTGTGCAGTCGGCCGTCCGACCAGCGGGTGGGGTCGGTGAGGCCGGGGTAGGGGGAGGCGCTCATGGCGATGTGCAGTTCGCCGCCCTCCTCACGCAGGTCCATGCCGTGGACCGGCTCGGCCTGGGGGTGCAGGGTGCCGTCGAGGTCGGTGGCGATGACCCCGAGCTCGGTCATTCCGTACATGGTGCCCAGGGGCACGCCGTACCGGGCGGTGAAGGCGGCGGGCAGTCCCGGGCGGACCAACTCGCCGGCGACGATCATCCGGCGCAGCTGCGGCAGCGGCGGGGGAGCGGTCGCACCGGCCAGCAGTTCGGCGTGGAACGGGACGCCGATCACGGTGGTCGGCCGGTCGTCCTCGGCGATCGAGGCCAGGATGCCCGCCGTGGTCATCCGCTCGGGGACGGTCAGCGG
The Streptacidiphilus albus JL83 genome window above contains:
- a CDS encoding beta-ketoacyl synthase N-terminal-like domain-containing protein yields the protein MSTSAPSAVRPVFTGLGVLSAFGRGLAPLAAATARARTGFTEVTRFDVSRRGTRRAALLPDPPPLARAVLGALADACHQSGLPVGPGDTPLLLALHSDLRTGEVAEAVRRGSAALGLPGVTRVYTGACVAAATAVADAAALVASGRHPRVVVAAGHLVEPGVFAAFDAGRALARDGELRPFSSGRTGTLLGDAAAAVVIEADAAAARRGRRPLARLAGWGRSGDAHHVCRPHPDGEGVARATRAALARAGVAPAEVGYVNANGTGSPMSDLAEARALREVFGDALEGLPVSSSKSVHGHALEASALLELVVTIAALDSEELPVNAGWLGPDPEIGLNLVLAGAGGNHPRYALSLNSAFGGANTALLVAAA
- a CDS encoding beta-ketoacyl synthase N-terminal-like domain-containing protein encodes the protein MSGLHTLATATWPPPQGTGELPPLPGFSASTFNPLVAAVAELCLTRHHARPERKGDRTGLVLASAGGDRATALAIDTAAASGRRMPPLLFFQSNPNAVLGHIAARWGLTGPLVAISPRKASPPGRIPADALELATLLVADGDAEQVLVIAAEQAEPAGGTDHATAVLVAAG
- a CDS encoding class I adenylate-forming enzyme family protein, encoding MSIRSIRSLLAGDPDVGAGNVLTSRIALGIGLDEPLLTFDTAVDDHASWEPFTLREVDRAVRARAAALHALGVGRRDPVVVYATAAADHVLSFLALVRLGAIPALLNPGVEGERAARYIARLGAVGILTDPEHRDQLAGHDPAAPVLADASELGSGDPDAAPEPYRHSADDPVAITHSSGTTGIPKAVVHSHASLYAALRHRATLPRPQGSDRMLSALPAPHAATLIAVNFALSTHGELALLSKQSGDGVLDAIESWGPRGVIGFAVTWADLARHDLSTRRLDTIALWWNTGDCAHEAHIRRLIATGSRDTVTRQGRGREPGSVFVDGLGSTEMGHSHFFITHAPGTEKYGRCVGRPHTFVDCEVVGPDGEPLGPGEVGELATASPTLAPGYWNDSVGTYRTRLRGRFLTGDLMYRDEEGFYYHVDRLVDSVDLGDGRRLYTAMSEERVLARVPGVLDCTVVAVKDGHRVVTDVLLTLADGADPAADRTAEVLAALDEHTAATVRSVLVVGDDHLPLGPTGKVRKVLLRERHLAPAGVR
- a CDS encoding acyl carrier protein, which gives rise to MHEHIRTFVLAALTEMNYDVSEVTGDTDLGPAGLDLESLALADLSVQVEDTFGIKFDLDEMEATALMTLDQFTADVARRVAAAPTAAGSPA
- a CDS encoding class I adenylate-forming enzyme family protein — protein: MALTGSFPLPPTLAEASITEAPHDWVDRLLLSGPDHQECLRFGDPVDRATLRGLVTEQAERLTAAGLSTGGTAALRLAPSLGYTAALLACWQLGAQAVLLDHRLTDHEVALAVERLAPQVLVESAHRSAATLRGFAETDPVPVALPGGRPAATGHALVQLSSGSTGPAKVIARTASDLLRELDCYRRLELFPKAGERVVLLSSVVHVLGLVGGLLNSLHARVPLTVPERMTTAGILASIAEDDRPTTVIGVPFHAELLAGATAPPPLPQLRRMIVAGELVRPGLPAAFTARYGVPLGTMYGMTELGVIATDLDGTLHPQAEPVHGMDLREEGGELHIAMSASPYPGLTDPTRWSDGRLHTRDAGRVDPAARRVTVLGRRDSQVSIGGLKVDLTEVEHTLAALPEVREAVVVFADGAIEAYLATEHAADPAAVRNTLTRELAAFKRPRRLSLLPALPRTATGKLVRDTTALRAAADAAATPAP
- a CDS encoding beta-ketoacyl-[acyl-carrier-protein] synthase family protein, giving the protein MSRTVSRTPSRPGAVVTGMGLVTPLGRKPGEVFEALTAGRSGIVAVPEGHAAHGWLPAAGIAPHIDGREVLPPTETRCVDRFVLLALAAADDALADAGLVVGRDVDARRTAVVLATGGGGLETYEQQSHGRLERGRPAVSPYLLPGMLSNMATARVAIKHGIRGHSTAIVTACAAGAQAVAEGLRLIRAGDADVVVCGGTESPLHPTIAAAFTNARALAQGWDDPTQASRPFDLRRNGFVLGEGSAVLILESAEHADARGAGGYAELIGWGSTTDAHHPTMPRPDGEGAADAMRTALASAGLAASDIGYVNAHGTATKLGDVAESAALNAVFGEHRPAVSSTKGATGHLLGAAGAVEAAITALAVARSLLPPTVNLDQPDPVCALDHVRGAARPAELRAALSNAFAFGGHNTSLVFGPTPTRAVR